One segment of Nostoc piscinale CENA21 DNA contains the following:
- the trxA gene encoding thioredoxin, translating into MSTEADTVADIQESEFYTFLTQEKILVVDFTATWCGPCRLVSPLMEQLATEYNGRAKVVKVDVDNNKPLFRQFGLRSIPAVLIFKDGDLVEKIIGVSAYEQYSDAVKKLI; encoded by the coding sequence ATGTCTACCGAAGCTGATACAGTTGCTGATATTCAAGAAAGCGAATTTTATACCTTTTTAACTCAAGAGAAAATTCTAGTTGTTGATTTTACTGCTACTTGGTGCGGCCCCTGTCGTCTTGTGAGTCCCTTAATGGAACAACTTGCAACAGAATACAACGGACGCGCCAAGGTCGTTAAAGTAGACGTAGATAATAACAAACCACTATTTAGACAATTTGGTCTTCGCAGTATTCCCGCCGTTTTAATCTTCAAAGATGGTGATTTAGTCGAAAAAATCATTGGAGTTTCAGCTTACGAACAGTACAGCGATGCTGTTAAAAAGCTTATTTAA